Genomic DNA from Streptomyces diastaticus subsp. diastaticus:
CGGCCACCGGAACCCGAACCACCCTCACGAAGGGACCCCGCCCATGCCCCCGCTCCCGGCCCCCGCCGACCCGACCGTGCTGCACCCGATGGCCGGCCAGCCGCGCGTGGTGCAGCTGAAGCCGCTCATCACCTCCCCGCTGATCGAGGCCGGCGCGTTCTCCTACTACGACGACCCCCACGAGCCGACCGCCTTCGAGACCCGCAACGTCCTGTACCACTACGGCCCCGAGAAGCTCGTGATCGGGAAGTTCTGCGCGCTGGCCCAGGGCGTGCGGTTCCTCATGAACGGCGCCAACCACCGTATGGACGGCCCTTCCACCTTCCCGTTCCCGATGCTGGGCGGCTCCTGGACCGACCACCGCGACCTCCTCGCCGACCTGCCCGCGCGCGGCGACACCGTGCTCGGCAACGACGTCTGGACCGGCTACGGGGTGACCGTGATGCCCGGTGTCCGCATCGGCCACGGAGCGATCATCGCCGCCGGCTCCGTGGTCACCGGCGACATCCCCGACTACGCCGTCGCCGGAGGCAACCCCGCCCGCGTCATCCGCCACCGCTACGACGCGCGTGACACCGCCCGGCTCCTCGCGCTCGCCTGGTGGGACTGGCCCCTCGACCACCTCACCGCCCACCTCCGCACGATCATGTCCGGCACGGTCGACGCCTTGGAGGAGGCGGCACCCGGTGCCGGTCCGGCCGGCGCTTGAGGCGGAACGCCCCGGGGGCCACGCTCTCCGGGCCGGGCAGGCGCCGTTGACAGCCCGGCCGGCGTTCGAGCCCCCACCGGCGCCCGGGCACCAAAGGCCCGGGCGCCGCTCCGCCCGTGCGGGCGACCCCCGTTCCCGGGCTCTGGCGAGACCCGGGCGCCCCTTCCCAAGCACATACCGACTGGTTAGTCTGCCAAGGGCCAGGCCAGTCGCAGGCAGATCGCCGAATGGGAGCCACGTGGACACTTCCGCCGTGCAGGGAACGGGAATAGTCGTCACCGGAGCCGCGGGCGGCATCGGCGCCGCCCTCGCCGAGCGCTTCGTCCGCGAGGGCGCCCGCGTCGTCGTCAACGACCTCGACGAGGCCCGTACGAGGGAGGCCGCCGAGCGGACCGGCGCCACCCCGGTCTGGGGCGACGCCTCCACCGTGGTCGAGGCCGCCCGCGACGCCCTCGGCGGCACCGTCGACACCTGGTGCGCCAACGCGGGTCTGACCTCGCCGGGCGCCGAGGACGCCGAGGAGGAGATCTGGGCCGCCGCCTGGGACGTCAACGTCATGGCCCACGTCCGCGCCGCCCGCGCCCTGCTCCCCGGCTGGCTGGAGCGCGGCCACGGCCGCTTCGTCTCCACCGTGTCCGCCGCGGGGCTGCTCACCATGATCGGCGCCGCCCCCTACAGCGTCTCCAAGCACGGCGCCCACGCCTTCGCCGAATGGCTCTCGCTGACCTACCGCCACCGCGGCCTCAAGGTCCACGCCATCTGCCCGCAGGGCGTGCGCACCGACATGCTCACCGCCGCCGGGTCGGCCGGAGAACTGGTCCTCGCTCCTTCGGCCA
This window encodes:
- a CDS encoding CatB-related O-acetyltransferase codes for the protein MPPLPAPADPTVLHPMAGQPRVVQLKPLITSPLIEAGAFSYYDDPHEPTAFETRNVLYHYGPEKLVIGKFCALAQGVRFLMNGANHRMDGPSTFPFPMLGGSWTDHRDLLADLPARGDTVLGNDVWTGYGVTVMPGVRIGHGAIIAAGSVVTGDIPDYAVAGGNPARVIRHRYDARDTARLLALAWWDWPLDHLTAHLRTIMSGTVDALEEAAPGAGPAGA
- a CDS encoding SDR family oxidoreductase translates to MDTSAVQGTGIVVTGAAGGIGAALAERFVREGARVVVNDLDEARTREAAERTGATPVWGDASTVVEAARDALGGTVDTWCANAGLTSPGAEDAEEEIWAAAWDVNVMAHVRAARALLPGWLERGHGRFVSTVSAAGLLTMIGAAPYSVSKHGAHAFAEWLSLTYRHRGLKVHAICPQGVRTDMLTAAGSAGELVLAPSAIDPEDVADALLAGIAEDRFLILPHPEVAGYYAARAKDPERWLGSMNHLQQTWEGAGR